Proteins co-encoded in one Cytobacillus sp. NJ13 genomic window:
- the flhB gene encoding flagellar biosynthesis protein FlhB encodes MKLFLSLDLQLFSGEKTEKATPKKRQDSRKKGQVAKSQDVNTAIVLLAVFLFLLFAGSYLKNIILYIFTHSFNDYMMMPLTEANIQVIFLDVLKELVLFLGPIMLVAMLAGIAANFMQVGTLFSTEAIQPKLEKMDPIKGFKRIFSMRAIVELLKSMLKIAFVGVAAFAVLWLRIDEILILSQKSVGTAMVTLASLTVQMGLIASAALLFLSVLDYLYQKYDFEKNIRMSKQDIKDEHKNIEGDPLIKSKIKQRQREMAMRRMMQEVPKADVVITNPTHFAIALSYDESKSDAPIVVAKGVDFVAQKIKLIAKEHDVISVENRPLARALYSQAEIGQAIPEEFFKAVAEILAYVYRTKNKI; translated from the coding sequence ATGAAGTTATTTCTCTCTTTAGATCTCCAGCTTTTTTCCGGAGAAAAAACAGAAAAAGCCACACCGAAAAAGAGGCAGGATTCCAGAAAAAAAGGACAAGTAGCAAAAAGTCAGGATGTAAATACAGCCATCGTCCTTCTTGCGGTGTTTCTGTTTTTGCTGTTTGCCGGATCCTACTTGAAGAATATCATCCTATATATTTTTACGCACTCATTTAATGATTATATGATGATGCCGCTGACAGAAGCGAATATACAGGTAATCTTTCTCGATGTCTTAAAAGAATTGGTACTTTTTTTAGGTCCAATCATGCTGGTTGCCATGCTGGCAGGTATTGCTGCTAACTTCATGCAGGTGGGCACTCTTTTTTCAACAGAAGCTATACAGCCTAAATTGGAGAAAATGGATCCAATAAAAGGATTCAAGCGGATTTTTTCCATGAGAGCGATTGTGGAGCTGCTGAAGTCGATGCTCAAAATTGCTTTTGTGGGTGTCGCTGCGTTTGCTGTTTTATGGTTAAGAATAGACGAAATATTAATTCTTTCTCAAAAATCGGTTGGAACGGCGATGGTCACACTTGCCAGCCTGACCGTTCAAATGGGTTTAATTGCTTCGGCGGCACTCCTGTTTTTATCCGTCCTGGATTATCTATATCAAAAATATGATTTTGAAAAGAACATCCGAATGTCAAAACAGGATATTAAAGATGAGCACAAAAATATTGAAGGGGATCCATTAATTAAATCCAAGATTAAACAGAGGCAGCGGGAAATGGCGATGAGAAGGATGATGCAGGAAGTCCCTAAAGCGGATGTGGTCATCACCAATCCAACTCATTTTGCCATAGCCCTGAGCTATGATGAATCCAAAAGTGATGCTCCCATTGTAGTAGCAAAAGGCGTTGACTTTGTTGCTCAAAAGATTAAATTAATCGCAAAGGAACATGATGTGATCTCTGTTGAAAACAGGCCGCTTGCCAGGGCTTTATATAGCCAGGCGGAAATAGGGCAGGCCATCCCTGAAGAATTTTTTAAAGCTGTCGCAGAGATATTAGCTTATGTGTACAGAACAAAAAACAAAATTTAG
- the fliR gene encoding flagellar biosynthetic protein FliR, whose amino-acid sequence MLDFLPSFPAFLLIFVRVTSFFLMMPLFSYRSIPAAHKIGLGFFLAWIMFLGMDVPVLEIDGTYFLLIIKEALVGLMVGFIAYLILSAIQIAGGFIDFQMGFAIANVIDPQTGAQSPLMGQYLYTIALFFLLTVNGHHLMLDGVFYSYHFIPLDQAWISFGDENMAEYVIKALNTMFVIAFQMSIPVVGSLFLVDVALGIVARTVPQLNVFVVGLPLKIGVSFIVLIIVMSVLMYAVSLAFETMLQTMRGLMELMGGS is encoded by the coding sequence ATGTTAGATTTTCTGCCTTCTTTTCCTGCCTTTTTACTAATTTTTGTAAGGGTGACATCTTTCTTTTTAATGATGCCCCTTTTTTCATACAGATCCATCCCTGCGGCACATAAAATTGGCCTTGGCTTCTTTCTGGCATGGATAATGTTCTTGGGAATGGATGTGCCGGTGCTTGAAATTGACGGCACTTATTTTCTTTTAATAATCAAAGAAGCATTAGTAGGGCTGATGGTCGGATTTATTGCGTATTTGATTCTTTCTGCGATTCAAATTGCGGGGGGATTCATTGATTTCCAGATGGGTTTTGCCATTGCAAATGTCATTGATCCTCAGACAGGTGCGCAAAGTCCATTAATGGGACAGTATTTGTATACGATAGCTCTCTTTTTTCTATTAACTGTCAATGGGCACCATTTAATGCTTGATGGAGTGTTCTACAGCTACCATTTTATCCCTCTGGATCAGGCATGGATTTCTTTCGGGGATGAAAATATGGCTGAATATGTAATAAAAGCCCTGAATACGATGTTCGTTATTGCCTTTCAGATGTCCATTCCTGTTGTCGGCAGTCTATTTCTTGTAGATGTCGCATTAGGGATTGTTGCCAGGACAGTTCCACAGCTAAATGTCTTTGTCGTCGGCCTGCCTTTGAAAATTGGCGTTAGTTTTATTGTTCTAATCATTGTTATGAGCGTGTTAATGTATGCTGTCTCCCTTGCGTTTGAAACGATGCTGCAGACAATGAGAGGGCTTATGGAGCTTATGGGAGGTTCTTAG
- a CDS encoding MinD/ParA family protein, whose amino-acid sequence MNDQAERLRARLKEEDSRNHQVKTIAVVSGKGGVGKSNFSLNFSISLCKTGQRVLLFDLDIGMGNLEILMGRSAKYSIADFLEKNIPLKNIISEGPHGLDYIGGGTGLSHFVKLDDEQISRFTGELADLIQKYDYIIFDMGAGITEESAKFILSVQEIAVITTPEPTSITDAYSVMKHIHLLDAKIPFHLVINRSEGEREGQETYKRISAVVSKFLGREADLLGIIPDDRSIQQAVKRQIPFILHQGNSAASKAIRNMTEKVGGRPVSHTGELHSAQFISKLKKFLFNRG is encoded by the coding sequence ATGAACGATCAGGCTGAAAGGCTAAGAGCCAGGCTGAAAGAAGAAGACAGCCGAAATCATCAAGTTAAAACAATAGCAGTTGTAAGCGGAAAAGGGGGAGTAGGGAAATCCAATTTCTCATTGAATTTTTCCATTTCCCTATGCAAAACCGGCCAAAGGGTATTGTTATTCGATTTGGATATTGGTATGGGGAATCTTGAGATTCTAATGGGAAGGTCGGCTAAATATTCAATTGCTGACTTTTTAGAAAAGAATATCCCGCTGAAAAATATTATTTCTGAGGGGCCTCATGGACTTGACTATATTGGCGGAGGGACTGGCCTTTCGCATTTTGTGAAACTGGATGATGAGCAAATTTCAAGATTCACAGGAGAACTTGCTGATCTCATCCAAAAATATGATTATATCATCTTTGATATGGGTGCAGGCATTACAGAAGAATCGGCGAAGTTCATACTCTCAGTCCAGGAAATTGCGGTTATTACTACACCTGAACCAACGTCTATCACTGATGCATACTCTGTAATGAAGCATATACATCTTTTGGATGCTAAGATTCCATTTCATTTGGTCATTAATCGATCTGAAGGAGAGAGAGAAGGGCAGGAAACGTATAAGAGGATTTCTGCTGTCGTATCAAAATTTTTAGGGAGGGAGGCTGACCTCTTAGGAATCATTCCTGATGATCGCAGCATACAGCAGGCTGTTAAACGGCAAATCCCTTTCATTCTGCATCAAGGGAATTCAGCGGCTTCAAAAGCAATTCGGAATATGACTGAGAAAGTTGGCGGCAGGCCTGTCAGCCATACTGGTGAACTCCATTCTGCCCAATTTATTTCAAAACTGAAAAAATTTCTTTTTAATAGGGGGTGA
- a CDS encoding chemotaxis protein CheA, which translates to MEMNQYLEVFIEESKEHLQACNEQLLELEKNPEDIKIVNEIFRSAHTLKGMSATMGYEDLANLTHQMENVLDAIRNQKIKVNAEILDVVFLAVDDLEAMVQSIAEGGDGKRDVSEAVEKLMLIEKGESPAQSSARAETAAAIAEPQGLIKSTYDDFEWTVIQQSKEQGFESYEISIALRADCLLKAARVYMVFEVLEKSGEVIKATPSVEQLEEEQFDQGFSVTIVTKETIEDIRQKLLNVSEVERIEVLPLSMGNYSPQKAAKVEEAALPAAEESTEAASDMPKEEKKAPAAKQVSNKTIRVNIERLDILMNLFEELVIDRGRLEQISKELNNQELHETVEHMSRISGDLQNIILNMRMVPIETVFNRFPRMVRQLARDLNKMINLEIVGAETELDRTVIDEIGDPLVHLIRNALDHGVETPEVRKENGKSEEGNVVLKAYHSGNHVFIEIEDDGAGINKEKVIKKALKNGIITEQTASTLTDKQAYELIFASGFSTADKISDVSGRGVGLDVVKNTIESLGGSVSIDSKVGQGSIFSIQLPLTLSIISVMLIEIEKEKYAIPLSSIIETAIIRKEDILSAHNQKVIDFRGKVVPLLSLKEIFEVPSESHEDEFISVVIVRKGERMAGLVVDSFIGQQEVVLKSLGNYLTSVFAISGATILGDGQVALIVDCNALIK; encoded by the coding sequence ATGGAGATGAATCAATATTTAGAGGTATTTATTGAAGAAAGCAAGGAGCATTTGCAGGCGTGCAATGAACAGCTACTTGAATTAGAGAAAAATCCTGAAGATATTAAAATAGTTAATGAGATATTCAGGTCAGCGCATACACTGAAAGGCATGTCAGCCACCATGGGATATGAAGATCTGGCAAATCTAACCCATCAAATGGAAAATGTGCTTGATGCAATCAGAAATCAGAAAATTAAAGTAAATGCTGAAATTCTGGATGTCGTTTTTCTGGCTGTTGATGATCTTGAAGCAATGGTCCAGTCAATTGCAGAAGGCGGTGACGGCAAAAGGGATGTTTCTGAAGCAGTAGAAAAATTAATGCTGATCGAAAAAGGGGAAAGTCCGGCGCAGTCTTCAGCAAGAGCTGAAACGGCAGCAGCAATTGCAGAACCGCAAGGACTGATCAAGAGTACATATGATGATTTTGAATGGACAGTTATTCAGCAATCGAAGGAGCAGGGCTTTGAGTCCTATGAAATATCAATAGCATTGCGGGCAGATTGTCTGCTGAAAGCTGCCAGAGTATATATGGTTTTTGAAGTACTTGAGAAGAGCGGGGAAGTGATCAAAGCAACCCCTTCAGTTGAGCAGCTCGAAGAAGAGCAATTTGATCAGGGATTTTCCGTAACAATTGTGACAAAAGAAACAATTGAAGATATCCGTCAGAAACTTTTGAATGTATCGGAAGTGGAAAGAATAGAAGTGCTGCCGCTATCAATGGGGAACTACAGCCCTCAGAAAGCTGCGAAAGTGGAAGAAGCTGCACTGCCTGCAGCGGAAGAGTCCACAGAGGCTGCTTCAGATATGCCAAAAGAGGAAAAGAAAGCCCCGGCAGCAAAGCAAGTCAGCAATAAAACGATTAGGGTGAATATCGAAAGATTGGATATCCTTATGAATCTGTTTGAAGAATTGGTGATTGACAGGGGACGGCTTGAACAAATATCAAAGGAATTAAACAATCAGGAACTGCATGAAACGGTTGAGCATATGTCAAGGATCTCAGGAGACCTTCAGAATATTATTCTGAATATGCGCATGGTCCCAATTGAAACGGTATTTAATCGTTTTCCAAGAATGGTCAGACAATTGGCAAGAGATTTAAATAAAATGATCAATCTCGAAATTGTCGGGGCAGAAACTGAACTTGACCGGACAGTTATTGATGAAATTGGCGATCCGCTTGTGCACTTAATCCGAAATGCACTGGACCATGGGGTTGAAACGCCGGAAGTCCGCAAAGAAAATGGAAAAAGTGAAGAAGGAAATGTCGTATTAAAGGCATATCACAGCGGCAATCATGTGTTCATTGAAATAGAGGACGATGGTGCAGGCATAAACAAAGAAAAGGTTATAAAGAAAGCACTGAAAAACGGCATCATTACTGAGCAAACGGCTTCCACTCTAACGGACAAACAAGCTTATGAACTGATTTTTGCTTCTGGCTTCTCGACTGCGGATAAAATCTCAGATGTTTCCGGGCGGGGTGTGGGTCTTGATGTTGTAAAGAATACAATTGAATCATTGGGAGGATCAGTTTCAATTGATTCAAAAGTGGGACAGGGATCCATTTTCTCCATACAGCTGCCATTAACCTTATCCATTATTTCAGTCATGCTCATTGAGATTGAAAAGGAAAAATACGCAATCCCTCTATCGTCTATTATTGAAACAGCTATTATCAGAAAAGAAGACATCTTAAGTGCACATAATCAAAAGGTGATTGATTTCAGAGGAAAAGTGGTTCCGCTCCTTTCTTTGAAGGAAATCTTTGAGGTGCCATCAGAGAGTCATGAAGACGAATTCATTTCCGTTGTCATCGTCAGAAAAGGGGAAAGGATGGCCGGGCTTGTTGTCGATTCCTTTATTGGACAGCAGGAAGTGGTTTTAAAATCCCTTGGAAACTACTTAACCAGCGTGTTTGCCATTTCCGGTGCAACTATTTTAGGTGATGGACAGGTGGCCCTGATAGTGGACTGCAATGCATTGATTAAATAA
- a CDS encoding chemotaxis response regulator protein-glutamate methylesterase has translation MKTVRVLVVDDSAFMRKLIADFLAEDDRIRVVGTARNGEEGLRKIKELNPDAVTMDVEMPVLNGLEALKIIMKTMPVPVVMLSSTTKEGAENTFTAMEYGAVDFIAKPSGPISLDLHKIKTELTEKIVQASNANMKGLVKFSAIGKKSAVIQQNYSKIEPGKSVQSSRSAAKSSPNLRQLICIGTSTGGPRALQKVLSDLPGNLNAPVLIVQHMPAGFTRSLASRLNGLSDLSVKEAEEGDILQNGTAYIAPGGFHLTAARSGEDLVIHLDNSPPRNGHRPSVDVMFESLGEINGIQKIAVIMTGMGADGKNGLMAMKKNGQVKAIAESKETSIVFGMPRAVIESGLADDVQKIERIAESILKFV, from the coding sequence ATGAAGACAGTCAGAGTGCTCGTAGTAGATGATTCAGCCTTTATGAGAAAACTGATAGCGGATTTCCTTGCTGAAGATGACAGAATTCGAGTTGTCGGCACAGCCAGAAACGGGGAAGAGGGACTAAGGAAGATAAAAGAATTAAATCCTGACGCCGTAACCATGGATGTTGAAATGCCGGTTCTAAATGGCCTGGAAGCTCTCAAAATTATCATGAAAACCATGCCGGTCCCTGTTGTGATGCTTTCAAGCACAACGAAGGAAGGTGCTGAAAACACCTTCACAGCCATGGAATATGGTGCAGTTGATTTTATTGCCAAGCCATCCGGGCCAATCTCACTGGACCTGCATAAAATAAAGACTGAATTAACAGAAAAAATTGTGCAGGCGAGCAATGCAAATATGAAAGGTCTGGTTAAATTTTCAGCTATTGGAAAAAAATCTGCTGTAATCCAGCAAAATTATAGTAAAATAGAACCAGGAAAATCCGTTCAGTCCAGCCGTTCTGCTGCCAAATCGAGCCCAAATCTCAGACAGTTAATTTGCATAGGTACTTCCACAGGCGGACCGCGGGCTCTTCAAAAAGTGCTAAGTGACCTCCCTGGAAATCTTAACGCACCGGTACTGATTGTTCAGCATATGCCTGCCGGATTTACGAGATCGCTGGCCAGCAGACTAAACGGTTTATCAGATTTATCGGTAAAGGAAGCCGAGGAAGGGGATATTCTTCAGAACGGCACGGCATATATAGCTCCAGGAGGCTTTCATCTGACAGCAGCAAGATCAGGCGAGGATCTTGTAATTCATCTGGATAATTCACCGCCAAGGAACGGACACAGGCCTTCGGTTGATGTGATGTTTGAGTCCTTAGGTGAAATTAATGGGATTCAAAAAATTGCTGTGATCATGACAGGAATGGGAGCAGATGGAAAAAATGGCCTGATGGCAATGAAGAAAAACGGTCAAGTAAAGGCCATTGCTGAATCAAAAGAAACATCGATTGTATTTGGAATGCCGAGAGCAGTGATTGAGTCTGGTCTGGCAGATGATGTGCAGAAAATTGAACGTATAGCAGAATCCATATTGAAATTTGTTTAA
- a CDS encoding chemotaxis protein CheC: MNFLDKNISSLKLDILKEIGNIGAGHAATALSTLLNKKIDMSVPDVKIVSFDEMIDMAGGAENVVAGVFLRIEGDAPGSMFFVLPLEQAEIFIRELPGNIPFCADELPYDELALSALQELGNILSGSYLSSLSDFTKLSLSPSVPMLCVDMVGAIIGTGLLEISQVSDYAIVIDTALNEELQNTDAVNGHFFLLPDPESFQIIFKALGVPDHE, encoded by the coding sequence ATGAATTTTTTAGACAAGAATATCAGCAGCTTGAAATTGGATATTCTTAAAGAAATCGGGAATATTGGAGCAGGGCATGCGGCGACTGCATTATCAACGCTTCTCAATAAAAAAATTGATATGTCTGTGCCGGATGTAAAAATTGTTTCTTTTGATGAAATGATCGATATGGCTGGAGGGGCAGAAAATGTAGTGGCCGGGGTATTTCTGAGGATAGAAGGAGACGCCCCTGGCAGCATGTTTTTTGTCCTGCCTCTTGAACAGGCTGAAATATTCATTCGTGAACTGCCTGGAAACATACCTTTCTGTGCAGATGAATTGCCATATGATGAACTTGCCCTATCCGCACTGCAGGAGCTTGGAAACATTCTCTCAGGTTCTTATTTATCTTCTTTATCTGATTTTACCAAACTATCACTTTCTCCTTCAGTGCCGATGCTATGCGTTGATATGGTGGGAGCAATAATTGGCACAGGGCTGCTGGAAATTTCACAGGTGAGCGATTACGCCATCGTCATTGACACAGCTTTAAATGAAGAACTTCAAAATACGGATGCTGTAAATGGCCACTTTTTTTTGCTTCCAGATCCTGAATCATTTCAAATCATTTTTAAGGCCTTGGGAGTCCCAGATCATGAATAG
- a CDS encoding chemotaxis protein CheD — MNSLLEIVKVGIADMNIVKTPGLIRTSGLGSCVGVVLYDLSAEIAGLAHIMLPDSSLAKGTSFNSAKYADTAIRDLVSLLSKSGARPTGLKAKIAGGAQMFKYSSGSDLMRIGPRNVEAVKQELSSLKIAILGEDVGGHSGRTIEFNPQSGELMIRAVNKGQVII; from the coding sequence ATGAATAGTCTTCTTGAAATTGTAAAAGTTGGCATCGCAGATATGAATATTGTTAAAACTCCCGGCTTAATCAGGACATCAGGACTTGGTTCCTGTGTCGGTGTGGTTCTCTATGACCTTAGTGCAGAAATTGCCGGGCTTGCACATATTATGCTGCCCGATTCATCTCTTGCCAAAGGTACGAGCTTTAATTCAGCTAAATATGCTGATACTGCTATCAGGGACTTAGTGAGCCTTCTGTCGAAAAGTGGTGCAAGACCAACAGGATTAAAAGCGAAGATTGCCGGTGGAGCTCAAATGTTCAAGTACTCCTCCGGAAGTGATTTAATGAGGATTGGCCCAAGGAACGTAGAGGCGGTAAAACAGGAACTTTCATCCTTGAAAATTGCTATTTTAGGTGAAGATGTGGGGGGCCACAGCGGCAGAACAATCGAATTCAACCCTCAATCAGGCGAACTGATGATTCGGGCTGTAAACAAAGGTCAAGTGATTATTTAA
- a CDS encoding chemotaxis protein CheW — protein MTETAAADFKLIVFQLKDKEYAIPVNQVRSIEKVEHITRVPRTAGFVKGVINLRGIVTPIISLRSRFNLEEAEYNEHSRVIIAVLDDMEVGLIVDSANDVIDVAFESIEPPPEVIGSEESNFIKGVTKIEKRLFILIDLERVLNPEELTAQDGRGIAG, from the coding sequence ATGACTGAGACGGCAGCCGCGGATTTTAAATTGATTGTATTTCAGCTGAAAGATAAAGAATATGCGATTCCGGTTAATCAGGTGCGTTCAATTGAAAAGGTTGAACATATAACCCGGGTTCCACGAACAGCAGGCTTTGTAAAAGGAGTAATCAATTTACGGGGTATTGTGACGCCGATCATTAGTCTCAGAAGCAGATTTAATCTGGAAGAGGCTGAATATAATGAGCATTCACGAGTAATTATCGCGGTATTGGATGATATGGAAGTTGGGCTGATTGTAGATTCTGCAAATGATGTCATTGATGTTGCCTTTGAATCTATTGAACCCCCGCCGGAGGTAATCGGTTCTGAAGAGTCCAATTTTATCAAGGGTGTAACGAAAATCGAAAAGCGATTATTTATCCTGATAGATTTGGAAAGAGTCCTGAATCCTGAAGAATTGACAGCCCAGGATGGACGAGGGATAGCAGGATGA
- the flhA gene encoding flagellar biosynthesis protein FlhA: MQVRDLSVLMSVILIVAMLIIPFPHWLLSVLIIINIALSLMVLLTAMNMKEALEFSIFPSLILLMTLFRLGLNVSTTRSILSEGDAGKVVETFGSFVTGGNVLVGLVVFLILIIIQFIVITKGSERVSEVAARFTLDAMPGKQMSIDADLNAGMISEHEARERREKISRESDFYGAMDGASKFVKGDAIAGIIITIINLLFGVVIGMMQMGLPFAEAAMKYSTLTVGDGLVSQIPALLISTATGIVVTMAASDGNIGKDITSQLFAYPKMLYVTGGTIILLGLLTPIGLVLTLPIGGLMIFGGYTIAKTPQPDKEQLLEMEEEIETDEMKSPESVVNLLNVDPIEFEFGYGLIPLADTNQGGDLLDRIVMIRRQLAIELGLVIPVVRIRDNIQLQPNEYRLKIKGNEMARGELLLDHYLAMSPGIEDDSIEGIDTIEPSFGLPAKWITEEMKEQAEIFGYTVVDPPSVVSTHITEVIKSNAHELLGRQETKQLIDHVKESYPILVEEVTPNPLSVGEVQKVLAKLLRENVSIRNLPVIFETLADFAKSTSDTDLLTEYARQALARQITNQFSQQGDSIKVVTLSGKVEKLVAEGVQQTEHGNYLSMDPTVSQNILESIASQVEQLSLLEQTPIVLCSPAVRMYVRQLTERYFPQIPILSYNELEANAEVQSVGVVNID; this comes from the coding sequence ATGCAAGTAAGAGACTTATCGGTATTGATGAGTGTAATTTTAATAGTAGCCATGCTGATAATACCTTTTCCACATTGGCTTTTAAGTGTACTGATAATCATTAATATTGCGCTTTCACTCATGGTTTTACTGACAGCTATGAATATGAAAGAGGCGCTCGAATTTTCCATTTTCCCTTCGCTAATATTATTGATGACATTATTCAGACTTGGGCTGAATGTTTCTACAACCAGATCGATTCTGTCAGAAGGAGATGCAGGAAAAGTTGTTGAAACTTTTGGCTCTTTCGTAACGGGGGGAAATGTTCTTGTCGGGCTGGTTGTCTTCCTAATCCTCATCATTATTCAGTTTATCGTTATTACGAAGGGATCTGAGAGAGTCTCTGAAGTAGCAGCGCGTTTTACACTTGATGCTATGCCGGGTAAACAGATGAGTATCGATGCAGACTTGAATGCAGGGATGATTTCTGAGCACGAAGCCCGTGAACGCAGAGAAAAAATAAGCCGAGAATCCGATTTTTACGGTGCCATGGATGGTGCCAGTAAGTTTGTAAAAGGGGACGCCATTGCTGGAATCATCATTACGATAATTAACCTTTTATTTGGTGTGGTCATTGGGATGATGCAGATGGGGCTTCCCTTTGCAGAGGCAGCCATGAAATATTCAACATTAACAGTCGGGGACGGTCTCGTCAGCCAAATCCCGGCACTCCTAATTTCCACTGCAACGGGTATTGTGGTTACAATGGCAGCATCTGATGGAAATATTGGTAAAGATATTACTTCCCAGCTGTTTGCTTATCCGAAAATGCTATATGTCACTGGCGGAACTATTATTCTTTTAGGTTTACTGACACCAATCGGGCTCGTGCTGACTTTGCCGATTGGCGGCTTAATGATTTTCGGAGGTTACACGATTGCAAAGACTCCCCAGCCTGATAAGGAACAATTGCTGGAGATGGAAGAAGAAATTGAAACCGATGAAATGAAAAGTCCTGAAAGTGTGGTTAATCTTTTAAATGTAGACCCAATTGAATTCGAGTTTGGCTATGGGCTAATCCCTCTTGCCGATACGAATCAGGGAGGTGACCTTCTGGACAGGATTGTTATGATCAGAAGGCAGCTGGCGATCGAATTGGGGCTTGTCATACCTGTGGTAAGGATACGTGACAATATTCAGCTGCAGCCGAATGAATACAGATTGAAGATTAAAGGAAATGAAATGGCACGCGGCGAGCTTCTGCTCGATCATTATTTAGCCATGAGTCCTGGTATTGAAGATGATAGCATCGAAGGTATTGATACGATTGAGCCATCATTTGGTCTGCCGGCAAAATGGATAACAGAAGAAATGAAAGAGCAGGCAGAAATATTTGGCTATACAGTCGTTGACCCTCCATCTGTTGTTTCTACTCATATTACAGAAGTAATAAAAAGCAATGCCCATGAGCTATTAGGCCGCCAGGAAACAAAACAGCTGATTGACCATGTCAAGGAAAGCTATCCAATCCTTGTTGAAGAGGTGACACCAAATCCGTTGTCAGTGGGTGAAGTTCAAAAGGTACTTGCGAAATTATTAAGGGAAAACGTTTCAATCCGGAATTTGCCGGTTATTTTTGAAACGCTGGCTGATTTCGCAAAATCTACAAGTGATACTGACCTGCTAACCGAGTATGCCCGTCAGGCTTTGGCCAGACAAATTACCAACCAGTTTTCACAGCAGGGTGACTCCATAAAAGTCGTAACCCTGTCAGGGAAGGTCGAGAAATTGGTTGCAGAAGGTGTTCAGCAGACAGAGCATGGCAATTATTTATCCATGGACCCAACAGTATCGCAGAATATCCTGGAATCCATTGCTTCCCAGGTGGAACAGCTTTCACTGTTGGAACAGACTCCAATTGTCCTTTGTTCTCCAGCGGTAAGAATGTATGTAAGGCAATTAACAGAAAGGTATTTTCCGCAAATACCGATTCTTTCCTATAACGAACTGGAAGCAAATGCGGAAGTTCAAAGTGTCGGGGTGGTGAATATTGATTGA
- the flhF gene encoding flagellar biosynthesis protein FlhF, translated as MKVKKFMAASMPDAMKQIRAELGKDAVILNSRVVYTGGVLGFFKKRNIEVMAAVDSSQELEQKPAVKSAAVPAPSDHTKGNAGEARFSSLKTSDELIREISSLKQMMSSLASSHQASPVYPEAIRKVLLILDEQEIEKSVQDQVLQALLEKWYLCGANAKDSEIEAWLHDELIKQIEDIPFGGISFSKKYINVAGPTGVGKTTTLAKMAAECVIKHKKKAAFITADTYRIAAIDQLKTYASILNVPLEVCYTIEDFRHAADKLKEYDVVLIDTAGRNFRNQQYVDDLKNVIDFENEMETFLVLSLTAKQKDMEDIYNQFSIIDIDKLIFTKADETATYGSMYNIIHKYKKGAAYITIGQDVPDDILMAGPEVIVKQLMGNKK; from the coding sequence TTGAAGGTAAAAAAGTTTATGGCAGCATCGATGCCTGATGCGATGAAACAAATCCGTGCGGAGCTAGGCAAGGATGCTGTAATTCTAAATTCAAGAGTAGTATATACCGGCGGAGTCCTAGGCTTTTTTAAAAAAAGGAATATTGAAGTGATGGCCGCGGTGGACTCGAGTCAGGAATTAGAGCAAAAGCCTGCAGTAAAGTCCGCAGCGGTCCCGGCTCCTTCAGACCATACCAAGGGGAATGCAGGAGAAGCTCGATTTTCCAGCTTGAAAACTTCAGATGAGCTGATTAGAGAGATAAGCAGCCTGAAACAGATGATGTCCTCTTTGGCCAGTTCACACCAGGCAAGTCCTGTTTACCCGGAAGCGATAAGAAAAGTCCTGCTCATTCTTGATGAACAGGAAATTGAAAAGTCCGTTCAGGATCAGGTGCTTCAAGCATTGCTTGAAAAGTGGTACCTGTGCGGTGCGAACGCTAAGGATTCTGAAATAGAGGCCTGGCTGCACGATGAACTTATAAAGCAAATTGAGGATATTCCATTCGGCGGGATTTCTTTCAGCAAAAAATATATCAATGTAGCAGGCCCAACAGGAGTTGGAAAAACCACTACATTGGCGAAAATGGCAGCAGAGTGTGTAATTAAACATAAAAAAAAGGCTGCATTTATCACAGCTGACACTTATAGGATAGCAGCAATCGATCAATTAAAAACCTATGCAAGTATCCTGAATGTACCTTTGGAAGTTTGCTATACAATAGAAGATTTCAGACATGCAGCCGATAAACTGAAAGAATATGACGTGGTTTTAATTGATACAGCAGGGCGGAATTTTAGAAACCAACAGTATGTAGATGATTTAAAGAATGTCATTGATTTTGAGAATGAGATGGAAACCTTTTTAGTGCTTTCGCTTACCGCGAAACAAAAGGATATGGAAGATATATATAACCAGTTTTCCATTATTGACATAGATAAGCTTATCTTTACAAAGGCAGATGAAACGGCAACTTATGGTTCCATGTACAACATAATTCATAAATACAAAAAAGGTGCCGCTTATATTACAATCGGACAGGATGTTCCTGATGATATCCTGATGGCAGGGCCAGAGGTTATTGTTAAACAACTAATGGGGAATAAGAAATGA